The sequence AGGATTTCGGTCGGCGTTAGGACCTTGGCGAGAAGGTCGAACTCCATGCCACCATATTTGCGCAACTGACCCAAAAGGTCGGTCCCGAAGGCCATGGGAAGCCCTGCGTCCTTTCATGATCTGAAGGGATTCAAGACCCTTGTCGCGGACGATATCAATCTTGGCCTGTTCAGACTCGCCAAGACCCAGCGCTGCGCCTTCGAGTTTTAGGCCTTCGTAGGCGACAAGGGTCGGCACTGCAGTACAGCCCAGATCAGCCGCCTTTTTGGCCGTATCCGAGGTGATGAGGTTGCAGTGCTCCTGAGAGGTCACGCCCAGATCGACACAGCGACTGATGGCCTGATCGTGATAGACATGGGCCGAAACGTAGGTTGTGGGCGTTGTTGGCCTCTTCCACCATGGCGCGGATTTCCGCGTCTGAATATTGAATGGAATCAATCGGATCATTCGGTGATGAAACACCACCGTTGGCCATAACCTTGATGAATTTCGCGCCTTCTTTCAGCATCTTGCGGCAGGCGCGACGGACATCATCGACCCCGTCAACCAGAACGCCCATGTTGCCGAGGCGCCAGCCAAGGGCATCGGGGGCGCACGTCTGTGCGCTGACGCAGATCGGTGTGGCCACCAGTCATGGACAGGCCTTTGCCGCAGATCACCAGATCCGGACCATCGATCAGACCTTCTTCCACGCCGCGCACGAGACCGAGATCGGCACCGCCGAGATCGCGGATGGTGGTGAAGCCTGCATCGAGCAGACCACTCATGACTTTTGCGGCACGCAGCCCGGCAAGGCTGTCCGGCGCAATGGCATTCGCCCAGAGATCAAGCGAATAGGCAACGACATGGAAATGACAATCGATCAGTCCCGGCATGAGGGTTTTGCCAGCAAGATCGATCACCTTGGCTCCTTCAGGAAAACCGTCCGTTGCGCCAATCCCTGAAATTCGATCACCCTCAACGAGGACGGCGCTCGGGGCGGTCAGTGTGCCACCCTGAAGGTCCAGCAATCTTGCATTTGTGAAAACTGTGATTGTCATTTCCATTCCTTGTGACGTCTTAGATCTTTAGACCACGGTGAAGCCGTGGGCATAGGGATCGCGGTCGTCGATAAAAATTGTATTGAAGCCGGTCCTGTCTTGCCCAACCGCCGATGGAGGGGATGATCGCATCCTTGTTCCCTACCTTCGCGGATGCCTCGACTCGACCGTGAAACAGACTGCCAATGATGCTTTCGTGGATGAAATCATCGCCGACATTGAGGCGTCCCTTGGCCACCCAATGGGCCATTCTTGCGGACGTCCCCGTGCCACATGGTGAGCGATCTATAGCTTTCTCGCCATAGAAGACCGCGTTGCGAGCGGTGGCCTCGGGCTTGGTCGGCTTACCGGTCCAGAGGATATGGGACAAGCCATTGATGGCCGGATTTTCCGGATGAACGAATTCGTATTTCGCGTTGAGCGCTGCCCGCAGTTTCGGGCTGAAGCCGACCAACTCACCAGCGGTGAAATCGGCCATGTCAGCAAAGCAGTCCTGCGGCTCGACGATGGCGTAGAAATTACCACCGTAAGAAACATCAACCTTGACCTCTCCAAGCCCTTCGATCTCGGCGGTGAGATCTTCGGCATATAG is a genomic window of uncultured Cohaesibacter sp. containing:
- a CDS encoding amidohydrolase family protein; translated protein: MTITVFTNARLLDLQGGTLTAPSAVLVEGDRISGIGATDGFPEGAKVIDLAGKTLMPGLIDCHFHVVAYSLDLWANAIAPDSLAGLRAAKVMSGLLDAGFTTIRDLGGADLGLVRGVEEGLIDGPDLVICGKGLSMTGGHTDLRQRTDVRPRCPWLAPRQHGRSG